From Acanthopagrus latus isolate v.2019 chromosome 22, fAcaLat1.1, whole genome shotgun sequence, the proteins below share one genomic window:
- the LOC119012884 gene encoding uncharacterized protein LOC119012884, with amino-acid sequence MKLENILLWNLMAAVIVLGQARPNGKLNSQSNSGLRSDCAGNLMRLSLDKALAVGNQLEVEAINGTQHIVLTPSLAAQCGYSMESDPWGNTRIYTSLMSCYVDNKEDTTFNIGLRLKMHGQSPSDMVSHDVMQTCSYTRWASKEILCDRNYMEVSNHMAIPVQQAEAKGHIQEEDSKLNAIPDASGEAHGIWKMTFYTPEPVSMVLREAEQAGYGAMTTSSRLVMRSPYNTAETYSEDVAGIPMEVFKVSTYHKTPHGLTMVNLAAACPTGGVLFTKDVISWHVPRRVTPLLDGGHKITEMHMGINGQKLDKSQMAMRGYTLTTTDFHIITEIPVGSPDGYFKSHAPDYQYHITYSVEPMLEVLWRIDNSKEDTRYKVLFPITTPLMPRPPHSQDHTVPEERVFSVHVGTFLHDVELRNITFSTGVLTIEESRARGFTVQEHSFPNGTKSFSLQVPIDADVVLKHNPEPLVTTYFLPLVFGFIILPEEMPFAHPVDVETSLQDVVLPTVTGTCDQNQFYISVTYGSQGSNFQTIVGPRQLSPEMANAYNFQENATHFSLIVPYNAIDTAFELITSDSIKARLDLLLYEPNNNWVLADLYLACNFPLTTTACYPNGTIAAWAVKVESVPNLIPSWLTLKDQSCKPMFSDDRFAYFSFSADSCGTTRTFFDNYMMYENEISLYSNNRKGAAYTSPIDPDYRQTISCYYVVNDTQTISFSYKPISSEPTAEIGSGQLMVQMRLAQDASYELFYQAEDYPVMKYLRQPLYFEVELMQSTDPQLELILENCWATLQEDRTSLPSWDILVDSCQNQDDSYVTIFHPVTSDTRVAVPSHIKRFSIKMFTFTKDEEVLKDEIYVHCDAVICDMSNQADGVCRGQCVHPTGMSNSRHQRIKEVRMERSADSTHQRHISTGPILLNTQ; translated from the exons ATGAAACTTGAGAACAT TTTGTTATGGAACTTGATGGCTGCAGTAATCGTCTTGGGTCAAGCAAGGCCAAATGGGAAGCTCAATTCGCAGTCAA acagtggTCTAAGGTCAGACTGTGCGGGTAATCTCATGAGACTGTCGTTGGACAAGGCTCTAGCTGTGGGGAACCAGCTTGAAGTGGAAGCAATCA ATGGCACACAGCACATTGTGCTAACACCCAGCCTGGCTGCTCAGTGTGGATACAGCATGGAGTCTGACCCGTGGGGTAACACCAGAATCTACACGTCTCTGATGTCCTGCTATGTGGACAACAAA GAAGATACAACATTCAATATTGGCCTGAGACTCAAAATGCACGGCCAGAGTCCATCAGACATGGTCAGTCATGATGTGATGCAGACATGCAGCTACACTCGGTGGGCCTCCAAGGAGATTCTCTGTGACAGGAACTACATGGAA gtgtCAAACCACATGGCTATACCAGTTCAACAAGCTGAAGCTAAGGGGCACATTCAGGAAGAGGACTCAAAGCTCAATGCCATTCCTGAC GCATCTGGTGAGGCACACGGTATCTGGAAGATGACATTTTACACCCCAGAGCCAGTGTCAATGGTGCTGAGGGAGGCTGAGCAAGCTGGTTACGGTGCCATGACGACGTCAAGCCGCCTGGTTATGAGAAGCCCGTATAATACAGCAGAGACTTATTCAGAGGAC GTGGCTGGAATCCCAATGGAAGTTTTCAAAGTGAGCACTTACCACAAGACGCCACATGGTCTGACTATGGTGAACTTGGCAGCTGCATGCCCTACAG GTGGCGTCCTCTTCACCAAGGACGTAATCTCGTGGCATGTGCCTCGCCGTGTGACACCTCTGCTGGACGGTGGCcataaaatcacagaaatgcACATGGGCATCAACGGGCAGAAGCTGGATAAATCTCAGATGGCCATGCGGGGGTACACACTCACTACCACAGACTTCCACATCATCACTGAGATCCCAGTGGGCTCGCCTGATGGCTACTTCAAG AGCCATGCCCCAGATTACCAGTACCACATCACATACTCTGTGGAGCCCATGCTTGAGGTACTGTGGAGGATTGACAACTCCAAGGAAGACACCAGATACAAGGTTTTGTTTCCCATTACCACCCCTCTGATGCCACGACCTCCCCACAGCCAAGACC ATACTGTCCCAGAGGAGCGGgtgttcagtgttcatgtgGGAACCTTCCTTCATGATGTGGAGCTGAGGAACATCACCTTCTCAACCGGGGTTCTCACTATTGAGGAGAGCAGGGCCAGGGGTTTCACCGTCCAGGAGCATAGCTTCCCCAACGGCACAAAGAGCTTCTCTCTGCAAGTGCCAATTGATGCCGACGTTGTCCTGAAACAT AATCCTGAACCCTTGGTTACAACCTACTTCCTCCCTCTGGTCTTCGGGTTCATCATCCTGCCCGAAGAGATGCCATTCGCTCACCCAGTGGATGTGGAAACTTCTCTGCAGGACGTTG TGTTACCTACTGTCACAGGCACCTGTGACCAGAACCAGTTTTACATCAGCGTGACATATGGAAGTCAAGGCAGCAATTTCCAGACCATTGTTGGCCCCCGACAGCTCTCGCCTGAAATGGCTAATGCCTATAATTTCCAAGAAAATGCCACACACTTCAGCCTCATAGTGCCATACAATGCCATTGACACAGCATTTGAG CTAATAACCTCAGACTCCATCAAAGCCAGACTTGACTTGCTTCTATATGAGCCAAACAACAACTGGGTGCTGGCTGATCTCTACCTGGCCTGCAACTTCCCCCTGACAACAACTG CTTGCTACCCCAATGGAACAATAGCAGCTTGGGCTGTGAAGGTGGAGTCGGTGCCTAATCTCATCCCAAGTTGGCTGACACTAAAGGACCAGTCCTGCAAACCTATGTTCAGCGATGATCGTTTTGCATATTTCTCTTTCAGTGCCGACTCCTGTGGGACCACAAGAACA ttcTTTGACAACTACATGATGTATGAAAATGAGATCAGCTTGTATTCCAACAATCGCAAGGGAGCAGCCTACACATCACCTATAGACCCGGATTACAG GCAAACCATTTCCTGCTACTATGTGGTCAATGACACTCAGACCATTTCCTTCAGCTATAAGCCAATAAGCAGTGAGCCCACCGCAGAAATCGGTTCAGGACAGCTGATGGTGCAAATGAGGCTAGCTCAAG aTGCATCCTACGAACTCTTCTACCAAGCAGAAGATTACCCAGTCATGAAATATTTGCGGCAGCCTCTATACTTTGAGGTGGAGCTGATGCAGTCAACTGACCCACAGTTGGAGCTCATCTTGGAGAACTGCTGGGCCACCCTTCAGGAGGACAGAACCTCTCTGCCGAGTTGGGACATCCTTGTGGACAG TTGCCAGAACCAGGATGACAGTTACGTGACCATCTTCCATCCTGTTACAAGTGACACCAGGGTTGCAGTCCCGTCACACATCAAGCGCTTCTCTATAAAGATGTTCACCTTCACCAAAGATGAAGAGGTTCTGAAagatgag ATTTATGTCCACTGTGATGCAGTGATTTGTGATATGAGCAACCAGGCAGACGGAGTATGCAGAGGCCAGTGTGTGCATCCTACAGGCATGAGTAACTCAAGGCATCAAAGGATAAAAGAAGTGAGAATGG AACGAAGTGCTGACTCCACCCATCAAAGGCATATCTCCACTGGACCCATTCTTCTAAACACTCAGTGA
- the ttc32 gene encoding tetratricopeptide repeat protein 32 codes for MEEDNAQLLEHAHSEFKRQNFKQAEELYTKFISSCLQSRGCDDSHLATAYNNRGQIKYFRVDFTEAVEDYTSAIQTDSRSETPFYNRGLIHYRLGFFDDAKRDFQQALKLNPDFEDAKVSLQQTLLDQQHKINRGY; via the exons ATGGAGGAAGATAACGCACAGCTACTCGAACATGCTCACTCTGAGTTTAAAAGGCAGAATTTCAAACAGGCAGAGGAACTGTACACGAAGTTCATCTCTTCCTGCTTGCAGTCCAG GGGGTGTGACGATAGTCATTTGGCCACTGCTTATAACAACCGCGGACAGATAAAGTACTTCCGGGTGGATTTTACTGAAGCAGTAGAGGACTACACTTCAGCGATACAGACTGATAGCCGCTCTGAAACCCCTTTCTACAACAGAGGACTCATCCACTATAGACTAG GTTTTTTTGATGATGCCAAGAGGGACTTCCAACAGGCATTAAAGCTCAATCCAGATTTTGAAGATGCAAAAGTGAGCCTGCAACAGACTCTTCTGGACCAGCAGCACAAGATAAATAGAGGATACTGA